Proteins encoded by one window of Pseudorca crassidens isolate mPseCra1 chromosome 3, mPseCra1.hap1, whole genome shotgun sequence:
- the TAS2R1 gene encoding LOW QUALITY PROTEIN: taste receptor type 2 member 1 (The sequence of the model RefSeq protein was modified relative to this genomic sequence to represent the inferred CDS: inserted 1 base in 1 codon; substituted 2 bases at 2 genomic stop codons): protein MLILEWISPGQVIFSSRKILACLAISRICLQLAIFYVNLAVLSLIEFPQLAEKFVILTFINESGLXFATWLSLFYCAKIATIAHPHFRLKMRISKLVPWLILESPLYASSMDVFHSKHRWIFSKEHFLGLFSPNATIXIKEIRALQFAFLFAEFSLPLLIFLISSLLLIFSLGRHTXQMRNTATGPRNPRTCVHISTCLSILSFLVLYLCHSMTAALLFSQIFNFRSFIFLFCILQVGSYHSGHSITLILGNPKMKQNAKKLLLHRKCCQ from the exons GTGATTTTTTCTTCTCGAAAAATTCTCGCCTGCCTGGCGATTTCCAGGATTTGTCTGCAACTAGCCATCTTCTACGTTAACCTGGCTGTTCTTTCCTTGATTGAATTCCCTCAGCTTGCTGAGAAGTTCGTAATTCTCACATTTATAAATGAATCGGGACTTTGATTTGCCACATGGCTCAGCCTTTTCTACTGTGCCAAGATTGCCACCATTGCTCACCCACACTTCCGCTTGAAGATGAGGATATCCAAGTTGGTTCCTTGGCTGATACTTGAGTCCCCGCTATATGCATCTAGCATGGATGTTTTCCACAGCAAACATAGGTGgatattttccaaagaacacTTCCTGGGCCTTTTCTCCCCAAATGCAACCA CAATCAAAGAAATACGTGCTTTACAGTTTGCCTTTCTTTTTGCTGAGTTCTCATTGCCATTACTTATCTTCCTTATTTCTTCTCTGCTCTTGATATTTTCTCTGGGGAGACACACCTGACAGATGAGAAACACAGCAACAGGCCCCAGGAACCCTCGCACATGCGTGCACATCAGCACTTGTCTCTCCATCCTGTCCTTTCTGGTCCTCTATCTCTGCCACTCCATGACAGCTGCTTTGCTCTTTTCTCAAATTTTCAACTTTAGAAGCTTCATATTTCTGTTCTGCATCTTGCAGGTTGGTTCATACCACTCTGGACACTCTATTACCTTAATTTTAGGAAAtcctaaaatgaaacaaaatgcaaagaaattgCTCCTCCACAGAAAGTGCTGTCAGTGA